From Halichondria panicea chromosome 12, odHalPani1.1, whole genome shotgun sequence, a single genomic window includes:
- the LOC135345620 gene encoding transcription factor EC-like: MHGNRTRMRMELEKQRIDMERKREEMAMHRQREAAVTLASSTIEVPTIHETTPPAMEVPTDILQVRTKLAHPTTYHVTEIQKRQVRNYITQHQSHSAPNQGPPLALGHGMVGGSLMGMSRDPLLSGTGTGNHSPGMKPRSLNPHMGGGSPLNPNMGGGSPLGGRLNTESPLSGLGGGMNMFAPSHNYSMKPESPTSMIMDHSPDDTTIQEQIIEDIMGLEEKFGDTLGLPYLESNMMVPQTLPVTNNIFDTFGGGGVMSGNGGPSGGASGGTPIIIGQVSASCPSNGDEGDSMMMSIDPKMMEKERQKKNNHNMIERRRRFNINDRIKELGMLLPSTESESRQNKGTILKASVDYIQKLQRDTQRVKMQEAKQRQLEEANRQMRLRIQELELTARAHGIATPSLNPETQILADAADQALGSVTPQGRSPPSTSVTPVFGGTEELSELLRASPGIDFSKLQIKQEKIESPSPGGLSPSSALTSDLSRGGATSNDIFSFNLASSNTMFSGSS, from the exons ATGCACGGGAACAGGACAAGAATGCGTATGGAACTGGAAAAGCAGCGTATTGATATGGAGCGCAAACGCGAGGAGATGGCAATGCACAGGCAGAGGGAAGCTGCCGTCACACTAGCTAGTTCAACCATAGAAGTGCCCACCATCCacgagaccacaccccctgccATGGAGGTACCAACGGACATTCTCCAG GTCCGTACGAAGCTAGCCCACCCCACCACCTATCATGTGACTGAGATACAGAAGAGACAAGTACGCAACTACATCACTCAGCACCAGTCACACAGTGCACCCAATCAAGGACCCCCCCTAGCCCTCGGACATGGCATGGTGGGGGGTAGTCTAATGGGCATGAGTCGAGATCCACTGCTGAGCGGAACAGGAACTGGAAACCATTCTCCTGGAATGAAGCCACGTTCACTCAACCCCCACATGGGCGGGGGGTCACCGCTCAACCCCAATATGGGTGGGGGGTCCCCACTGGGGGGAAGGTTGAACACAG AGTCCCCTCTGAGTGGTCTAGGTGGAGGTATGAATATGTTTGCTCCCTCTCACAACTATTCCATGAAGCCAGAGAGTCCTACCTCCATGATCATGGACCATTCTCCTGATGAC accacCATACAGGAGCAGATCATTGAGGACATTATGGGACTAGAGGAGAAGTTTGGGGACACTCTGGGTCTACCTTATCTAGAGTCCAATATGATGGTCCCACAAACT CTACCAGTGACTAATAATATATTTGACACGTTTGGAGGAGGCGGAGTCATGTCTGGTAATGGTGGTCCTAGTGGAGGGGCCAGCGGGGGGACTCCTATAATCATTGGACAAGTATCAGCCTCGTGTCCAAGCAATGGTGACGAGGGAGACAGCATGA tgatgagCATTGATCCAAAGATGATGGAAAAAGAGAGACAAAAGAAAAACAACCACAACATGA TTGAGAGGCGGAGACGCTTCAATATCAATGATAGAATCAAGGAGCTCGGCATGTTGCTACCCTCCACTGAATc TGAATCACGCCAGAACAAGGGCACAATTCTCAAGGCCAGTGTGGACTATATACAGAAGCTCCAACGTGACACACAGAGAGTCAAGATGCAGGAGGCCAAGCAACGTCAACTAGAGGAGGCTAATAGACAGATGAGACTGCGTATACAAGAGTTAGAGCTCACAGCACGTGCCCACGGcatagccacaccctctctCAACCCTGAGACACAGATACTGGCTGATGCTGCTGATCAAGCTCTGG gtTCTGTGACCCCCCAGGGACGGTCACCACCGAGCACATCAGTGACCCCTGTGTTTGGGGGCACAGAAGAACTCTCAGAGCTGCTCAGAGCTAGCCCGGGCATTGACTTCTCTAAACTGCAGATTAAACAAGAAaag ATTGAGTCCCCCTCGCCTGGTGGGCTCTCTCCGTCTAGTgcgttgacctctgacctcagcAGAGGGGGGGCCACAAGTAATGACATTTTCTCATTCAACTTGGCATCTAGCAACACAATGTTCAGTGGATCTAGCTGA